From the Musa acuminata AAA Group cultivar baxijiao chromosome BXJ3-1, Cavendish_Baxijiao_AAA, whole genome shotgun sequence genome, the window CTGGATGCTACTGCCACCATGTGACAAAACAGAAATCCTTGTATCAGAAACTACTATACCATCCATGTTATGTATGCAAGTTAATTTTTCACTGTTAGAAACTAGATCAAGATAATTTGAAATTCATGTTTTGAATGGTTCAAAATATATTCTTCTTGACCTGTTCATCATGTTTGTGAATCAACATGAAATTTAGAAATTGCTAAGTCATGTTCACATCAATTTGAGTTTTATGTCATCTTAGAATTTAGTGGAAAATTAACTAATGATTCTCATGACATAGTTGTGTTATCCTATATTTAGCAAGACCATGTTGAAAAAGATATTTCTCTATATATCTAATACTaaatcatattgaaaattttacaAGATTTCAGTTCATTTATGATGAATGTCTATGTATTTTTGTTTGAATGAACAAATTGCTCTAATATCCAATGAATTTGTCCTTATAGAATCTCTGTCAGAACGTTGTGAATGTACCTAGTTTGGAGTTGGCTCTTGATTTCAcacttgtttcttttcttttttggggtTTGAATATTAAGACCTTTCATTTTGGAGGGCATGTTGTTAACATTCTTCTATTAGTTTATTGTCTTTCTCCTGCTAAGTTACATGTGATTGTTATTTACATTTATCTTTGTCTGCAGGGCCTTCTGCGTTCTCAGGTGCAGTCAACTGACGAAGAAAATGGAGATAAGAAAAGGTCTGATTTCTGAACTTTATTCTCCCATTTACTGGTAATGCTACTTGACTGTGTTGTCTAAGTATCCGAGTATTCTGTTGGATTATGACATAATATTGGACTTCGATGGTGCTTCGTCGATATTGGACATGGATTAGTATTGCCATATAGTTTCGTTTAATGCCTTCCCCTTCCATCCTTTTGAGACTGTAACTTATATCACGCTGCCTGATAATGATTATATGATTCCTGGGGAATGATTACATTAAGACCAGGTGCAATCCAACATATATATGTGTTGGACACCCAGGAGTTGTCAACATATACACTGGCATAGCTAACGAGATTAGATGAGGCTCATTTGACATATGTGAATCGGAAGTCCAAGAAATATATTAGCATCACACCTCTTTCCAAGGTTTTCAATTTTGGGTACCAGACCTATCCCGATCCATGATTGGACTGATATGGGTCCCGTCCAGTCGAGCATACTGACACACAATATGCCGGGACATATCATGGTATGGTACAGAGAAagggggaggaggagatggagaggaggaagaagaatagGAGTAGGAAGCGGAGAAGAGGAGGTGGCACGGGAGGAGAGGAAGGGAGGAGGCGATGGAGAAGAAGATGACGAGATGGCAGTGACAATGGAGAGGAGCGGAGGCAGTAGAGAAAAAGAGGAGATGATGGtggcaaaggaggaagaggaggagattaCCAAGGGTTGGGGAGGCAGATGCTGGACTGAAGGCAGGTCAATAGCATGGGAGAGAATGCACAGGTTGGGATTCGGTATTAAGGTTTtaagtttttttcttcttttttaggatttaaaaataaaaagggcTAGTTTTAATCCCTTTATTGCATATGAATTGCCCGAAGTTCGGACAATTGTAGATGCCGGCCCAAGCCCAGACTTGTAGATACCCAACACGTAGTGAATCTGATGAAACTGGATTCCTTGCCTCTTCCTATGTAATCGGTGCTGATAAGCTTTCAGAAGCCATGAAAAGATCTCACTGAATTTCTAATTATCTCTGTAAATTAATGATGCTAGGTCTTCTCAGCTAGTTGGTTAATCCCTCGACACAAGTTCAGCATTTTTGTGGTTCAAGTGaatattttgataaatttgaTGCTTTGCTGTGACAGTGCCTGTGATGCATGTCTCCATGCTAGCAcctaaaattttatagaaaaagtTGGAAACTTGATGCTAtttatttcttttgttctttGGATTTATGAGACAATAATGAAATTGAATTTAATCCTTATATTACTTGATGCTATTTCATGGAGACTTGGTTTTAGCTTTTTTAACCTTCTTGCAATCATGACAAGTTgaccttttatttttatattttattcttaaattttgTGAAACATTTACATATCAGTTTCTTTGACTCACTAGACATTACGATGTTGGTAGGAGCTTCATATGCTTGGCCATAATTTTTTTCCCACATGCAAATGTTTTCTTAATTAGATGTTGGAACTCTTTGTTACTTAGCGAACAAGCATCATCCAGAGTGTAAGTTCTACAACTAGTATATGTTAATATTCTCATTTTTTACACACCACATGTTTCATTGTTCACAACATTTGCTTATAGAACTAGGTAGTCGGCAACAAATATATTGTGTGCCTGTAGTTTATTCTTgagttgtttttctttttctaggtAAAAAAGGTACTTTTTATTTGGCTTTTTCTTGATCTTATAGAGTACTTGCTTGCAGTGATCTAGAGGTGAGCAGTATATTGGAAAGTTCCTTGAATGTAAAGGAGAAGATAATCTCTGAGTTGAATATGGAACTTCATAATATGGAAACCACGTTATCAAATGAGAGGGAGCAACACTTGAATGAGATTAAAAAGTTGAATGCACTACTCAATGAGAAGGTTATAATTCTGTACTTTTGTCTCGACTTTTTAAGCCTATAATTTGTATAACATGAAGTACTAATTTGTAATACATGTACATGCTGAAGATTATCATTCATGTATCATAGTCTGACAGAACATAGACAAAATTCATTGACTAAATCCCAATTCATTGATTTGAACTTGCAGTGGGTCAGTGACTTGGACTTGCATGTCCTTTTAGCTGATGCACATTCTTTGTTAAGAATTCATTGACTAAATCCTAAAAAGTTCTTATTAAATTGTAATAACCTGCAGTGTtaattctttcttctttattattTGCAGGATACTGCTCTTGTGGAAATGAGAAAAGAACTTCAAGAAAGGCCAACTGCAAAATTAGTTGACGATCTCCATAAAAAAGTCAAAATTTTGCAGGTTTTTAACTTCAAGTTGATCTTTTCCCTAGAATTCTTATGTTTCTAATTGATATACCTTGTGGAAGGACATACTGTCATGTATTTCACCATATTGTTTCAGCATATATTTTTAATGTTGATGCTTAAACAGTGTTCAGTTCTATATAAGCTAGTAACAAAAACGTATCATATTTTTGGGAATCTTAAGTTGCATTTAATCTTGGAAAATTGTTATAGTCTAGTTTAAGGAAAAGAAGGTAGATTTTATGAATTAGGATTCTTGTGCTTTGTTGTTGTGTTTACTATAAGTAATACTTACAGGTCCTCCTTATTCACAATTTATGATGTTAGCTAACAATATGTTTGTAGTAGGACcttttcaatatttttttgtgATATGAAGTTGACAGAAAGCATTACATTAAAGCTTTCCTTAATTTTTAAGAAGCCCTTAATAGATACAGTTAATGAAGGAAATTCTTGGTTGATGCCAAATAGTTGGAACTTGGAAGAAGTTATGATGGTTAGGACCTAGGACATGGTCACTTCATGTATCTGCatgtagaatgattatttgagtgATATTTTACATCAGATTCTATATGTAAATCATGATCATTATTTCAGTCCTTGATTGACAAAAACTAAGCCAAgatttttagtttattttaaccACCTATAAATAACACTACTAGTGGTTCTGGTCATATTACAAAGATTAGTTGGTTGGTCAGTAACTTATTTAAATAGGTATTTCTTATGCAAAATCTTTGCTCTAATATAAAGTGTGACATGTTTCTTTTCCtgttctcaaatttcatctatttCATTATTGGTGTTTTATTTATAATTAGCTCAATGTCAAGTCATGCTCAAAATATACCTATTTCCAGTTACTTGTTTCTAGTACTAAGCTAGGTATCCATTTTCCTTTTGCTCTTCTTCTGTTGCATTTCAGtggtgcaatttttgtttggcttaTATGTGGTATATCAACTGTTGATTTCCACTTTTCCTTTCTTAAGGCTGTTGGTTACAACTCCATTGAGGCTGAAGATTGGGAACTCGCTACCAGTGGCGAAGAAATGAGCAAGCTGGAGTCTCTTTTACTTGACAAAAATCGAAAAATGGAGCATGAATTAACACAACTAAAGGTCTGAACCAGCATTGGTATTTGAATTTCCTACAGTGTGGTTTTACAGTATTTTATAAGTCAAAATACAAAGTCACaatagaatttgattagagctccTTGTTAGTTTCTTTTGTCATACACTTGCACAATCTTTTACAGAAAATAGAAATCACCATCATGTCATTGTGTTTTCTGCTATAAATAATGATTATCTCCTATCAAAAATTTTGCCTTGTTTTTAAGGTTAAAATTTCAGAGAAAGCTAGTCTACTGGAAGCTGCTGAAGGTAAAATTTCAGAACTAACTGCAAAGGTGGATGAACAACAAAAGCTGATTGCAAAACTGGAAGATGACATTCTTAAGGTATTTCTCTATGAATTTCATGAAGGAATGAGTTGTGACTCCCTTACACTATTCTTGTTTCTATACCTTGTAAGAACTTTTTGTTACAAATCCGTATTTTCTATAGGTTGTTTAAGTATTGAACTTAAATATAATTCCTGTGATAATGCAGCCTGGTTTGTAGCTAGATAGCTATTGTTCTTGAAACATTCTTTCAGCAAGTTATGATGGCTTAGTTTCTATTAGAAATTTTTATTGGACCCAAAATATTCTTGCATTTAGTAAGTTACTATGGCCTAGATTCTAGCTAAAACATTGCTATTGGATCCAAAGCATTCTATCACTTATCATGATATTCTTTTCCTTTGTAATATTTGTCACAGGGCTATAATTCCACTGAACGGAAAGGTTCACTTCTGAATGATTGGGATCTTCAGGAAATAGGCTCAAGTGAAGTATCTGAGGTGCTTGTCATTATTTGTTTAAATAAGATTTACTTCACTTCATTAATGCTTTCCTGTGCTGTGTAGAGGTTTTCTTTCTCATTTGGAAATAATTTTTTCAGCTTATTCAAAATCTATTTTGCATTGCATAGATATTTAGTCTTTTATTTCAATGAGTAATAATAAGATGTTAAAACCCAAATATGATATTTTCTGATTTTCCTCATTTGTGAGGGATTGCCTTTTAATGCATAAAGAATTAAAATTTAGAGATCCTTTCATTCTTTAATTGTTTAGGAATCAATGAAGATGTGTGGCCACTTGTTTCAGAATGGTATGCCTGTTTGGCAACTTGTTTCAAACTGTATGTCACTTCTTTGCAATTTTTCATGTTAGGTTGAATCTCTTTTTCATTTCCTGTtgcttttaaatttattttactgATGCTTATTTTCTGGGGAAGTTATAAAAGTAATGCTTCCTGGGGAGTTGTTTGCCTTGCCCACCATGAGAGAGCCCCTTTTATgttcaaaaaggaaaaaaggatCAATCTTTTGAAAATGTATTAGATGATACTCTTGTTTGAGTTTTCAATTCAAAGTCCATTTAACTTTGTCTTCAAACTGACTGTTTTACTGTTTTATATTTTTACAATTCAGACGTTTATATGCAGATGGAATACAAGTTTGCTTTGTTTCTTATGTCTTCCAAGATTTAAGGAAATTAAACTGAAGAAGTAAAATGCTGAAAGTCATGTGAAGTGTTCTCTTTCTATTTATTGCCACTATTTGGCCTGTCAGTTATTCTACTAAATACAGATTTTGAGACAACTTttgagatttaaaaataatatgttTATTATGTTTTGGAGTTTAGCCATTTCCCATCTTTTTCTTGCTGTTTGTAAGGGCCTCTGCTGGCTTCAACTTGAAGTCACTTGTTGGCCTTTGAGCTGAGATCTAGAAAGGCCTAACTTTTTTACTACTTGAGTACATAAGCTAATTAATTGAACTGAGTGAACTCAAGACCCAAGGTTCAAAAAGCATATTGGAGTGGTAATGTACCAACCAGTAATTATTGGTCTTACCAAAAATTGGCACCTGGACCAAGTAATTTCACCAGGTCCAGTTTGAgacttttttaaaaattttaaattttttttatctatatagCTGTCAATTCTCAGCAGTCCTCCTGCTGTCCTCTCCTGCGCTCCTCTTGTTCTCCTACTACTCCTCCTTgcatcttctctctctttctgtttGGTCCATGCCAATTGGTTTTTTTTAAGTTGTTAAGATTTATACTTTTATTACAACGCATGTCCATTTAATTTTACCTTATTAAGATATTAAATCATAAGGAAATTTTATTTAGGTTGACTGGATCACTCCCGAAAATCTCTTGCATGCTTGATGTGGTGGGATCACACCCACACATCAGGCCTGTGATCTGAATCACTCCAGAAACTTCTCCAATCCATGTTACCAACCCCAAATAATTAAGATCATTGACCCCTTTATGTTGTTGTAGATATAATAAATAAGCTTACCTATCTGGTTGTACTGACAATTGACAAGTTATGTTTTGCAAATTTTTCTTATCTGAGATGAGTGCCATTTTACTACCTCACTAAATTGTTGTCTTGAAATCATGCTTATGCACTCCCTTGTATACACGTTTGTATTTTGAATTTATTCTTCATACCATATTTCATCTCAGGGTGCAGATCATAGGCTTATCGCTTCAGATCAAGACCAAAGTTCAATGCTAAAGGTCATATGCAATCAACGTGATCGTTTCCGAACACGCTTACGAGAAGCAGAAGAGGTATGCAATTTTACCACAGATAAGTTAAAGCTCTATactttattttttgaactttttcttATATATTCCTATCATATATATCAGCAAGTGAGGCAACTGAAGGAGAAGATTGGGATGCTAACTGTAGAACTGGAAAATACAAAAGCTGATAATGTAAAACTTTATGGGAAGATTCGTTATGTCCAAGATTACAGTCTTGAAAAGCTTTCTTCCAGAGGGCCTAAGAAGGTTCTGGTTACATTTTCCTGagcccttttcttttttttttttaacgtttAGCAGCCTAGCAGTAACCTTGCCattcttttttacttattttaGTATGCAGAAGATGTTGAAAGTGGTTTTTCTTCTGATGTTGAGTCCAAGTACAAGAAGATGTATGAGGATGATATAAATCCTTTTGCTGCTTTCTCGAAGAAGGTAAATTGTTCTGTCTTACAAGTTTCTCTATCTCTCTGTTTCTCTGCTTTTTGGTTGCAAACACCTGAGATAGATCATAGAAAGCAAAGTAATTTAATTAAATTCCGTTCCATCTTATGTTACCAATTATCATGAATTAATTAAATGTTCTCAATGTCCTATTTTGTGCAATTGAATCTTTTTCTTTGGATGACATCTTCCTTACCAAAGTAGAGCGGTGAACTGATGGTTCGGTTATTCTTTCCCAGGATGAATTCCGAGTGGTAACATGCAATAGTCTCAAGGTTTTATATTTCATTGCAACCCTTGAAGAACTCTAAAACTGGTTTCAGAAAATTTATATATCCTAGAATAGATATGTATTTACTAAGGCCTTTCTTTAATATTCACTCTATTGCTACTGACACTAACCAAGCAGAATTATATTCCTAAATATCCTTGTTCACTTCGTTATTTCCTTAGTATGACCTATCCTTAATGTTTTCTATTCTGGTATATCAGAGAATGAGAAGTATATTAGTTCTTTTAATTGAAATATGTATCATATGTTATTATTGCATTTACAAATTTCACAAAGGGATGTAAAATCAATATTACAGTGGAAGTTCATGTAGAACTAGGAAACTGCTCTATTTTCTTGTATATTTTGTTATTTTCATTGCTTGGAATGAATTGTCTTGGGTATTCTGAATGTCCTTTTCACAAATCAGGAAAGGGATCAACGATACAAGGAGCTTGGAATAAGAGATAAAATTACACTTAGTAGTGGGCGTTTTCTGCTTGGCAACAAGTATGCTTCCACTTTCTTTTCTAATTTAAATTATCTTCAAAATCTGCTATGTTTGGTATGCTATTTGGTGCACTTATCCTTAGCTCTCTTTCACTGTTAACCATTAATTTTAGTTGAGAATATTATGATGATTTATGTTGCATCCAGTGGTTGATGATAGTTCTTGTATATTTATATTCTATTACTTTCTAGATTTTGATTGTCAAACATCTGAGAGATATGTGCAACAAGAATGGACGAAAATGAAAAGAAAGATGAGTACAGTTGGCCATGGGTTGAGCTGAAACCAAATTGAACTACCTGAACTCGACTGCGTTGTATTCCAATGATCAATATGAAGATCCAACTTTAACTCAATCCAACTTTTGATAGCCACAAGATCTGTATATTCGACTACTTAGGTCCTAACAAATGATTAATCTTGTTGATCAGCTGGAAgtttctaaagaacttgtaagaacaGAAGAAAGTTGGGGAAAGAGGATGCTGCAGTTAAATCAGACCATTGCACAGCCAAATATACTGCTCAGAAATGAGTATGATGGTATTTGATGTCATATTCTAAAGTTTCTTAGTCCAGTTCCACTTGTCATACATTTCCTTGGCATTCCAATCATCATTCCACTCTGAAGTTGATACACTCGATGGTATTACCAGAAATACCAAAATTATATAGAAGAATAAACATATCCATGATTGGGAGTGATGCATGCTAACAGGTCTACCACTTGCTTTGTCTTCCCTTCTGCTGATATTTTTAGATTTGGCTCATAATTCGAGCTTTATACATTATTTAAACTGAATAAATTCCTGCCTCCTTTCTTGGTGGCAGATGTTCATGTACTTCTTTGTCTTTTCATTCATAATTGAGATTGATCTAAAACAAAATACGGATCTGCATTCACAGATATGCCCGAACATTTGTCTTCTTTTACTCCATCGGTTTGCATCTCCTTGTGTTCACATGCTTATACAGAATGTCAGCATTAAGCTATCAAAGGTAATGCAACTTATGtcgaactttttctttaaattatctCTGCTGTATCTCTTCAAGTTTAGTTTTCTTAATCATCAATCTTGTGAGCAGCACTACACCTGGCCATAACGAAGCCATCCTGGATGCTGGGAACCTCACTCTATCTCATGCCATTTAATGCATATAGTGTAGTGGTGAATCAGTGGAAGTTCGGGTCTGtaggcaacaacaacaacatcccCTACACGGAGCCAGAATTCGTGACCAAAGCTGCCTTCTTGGATATGATGGGGAGATCATTGTACATAAAATGAGTCCGCCCCAATCCAGTTTTCATGGTCAATGAGCCTGCTTGTTGTTTTTCTTGATTGTTGAAAAGCAGAGATGTTACGATGGCatacaaagaaaaaaaggaactGTTTGATTTTTCTTTAGTATACACATGAAAATTTAAGCTACGACATCATTTGCTGTAGATGCTATTCGGGTGTTTCCTTAATGCTGCTTGCAAATAGCTTAAGGCTAGTGTTGCTGTGATGAgatgatttaaagaaaaagaaaactttcAAACCAAATCTGAGTCCAACAAGTTTGCCCAAGAATTGTTGCTCATACTGTAATTGTTCATCTAAAATAGAATGGGATCTCCGGTGCATTTTATTGTCGTTTAGGGATCATTTCACTCTCTTTCAGTCTTGGAATAAATCCTAATTGCTGGCTCGTTTGATTTGCTTCGGTTGTTGGAATCAACTCATTTATCATTCCACACAATATCTCATCAGGAGAGTGACTCGATCTCTCGCAAGACAAATGTGCTTAGCGAGTCAGTTCGGACACCTTAACACACCCATCTTCGACTACGTTTGCTCAGTGCAAGTCCACACTCAGGACACGTGGAGGCCTATGTGGATGGTCCCTCGGTAAAGCTGAGTAAGTAATATTAGCctactaaaataatattaaaagaaaTTAATTACCAAAACCGGATCTCGTGTTTTAGTTAGTGTCAACCCGATTCGGCCTCATCCCGTTCCACTATAAAGCCCGTTACGGAGCTCTCAACAACTAACAAACGAATACCTCGGTATCGTGGGAACACCGAGCATCATCGTTCGGTTTCCGCCTCCCCCTTCCATACGTTAACCCTAATTTCGCCGTCACCGTCTGTGCCCTCCTAACTCAGGACGACCCTCGGCATGGCCAGCGAGGAGTTGCCGTCGCCCACCTCGAGCCGCAAGCACCGGCGGTCCTTGGACGACCATGGGGCGGAGGCCTCCTCGAAGCGGCGCAAGCACCACCATCGCCGCCACCGTCACCGCAGCAAGCACGGCCGCGAGAGCGATGACGGGATCGAGGTGGCTGATCCCGCTTCGGATCCGGAGCCCGCTTCCCTTGCCGCCATCAAGACCG encodes:
- the LOC135628164 gene encoding protein CASP-like isoform X2, whose translation is MESNQSGSERDKGSSLPSSISVVCSFWREFDLEKERSGLDEQGLKIAENQEVSQKNRRKLAESTRDFKKASKDEKLSLFNSLLKNYQEEVDNLTKRAKFGENAFLNIYQKLYEAPDPYPALASFAEQDEKLSELESENRKMKLELEEYRSEATHLRNQQATIRRLEDRNRQLEQQMEEKVREIVEIKQRSLAEENQKTLEVLKERELLLQDQLRQAKESVVNMQKLHEIAQSQLFELRTQSEEERAAKESEVNLLMDEVERAQTRLVSLEREKGLLRSQVQSTDEENGDKKSDLEVSSILESSLNVKEKIISELNMELHNMETTLSNEREQHLNEIKKLNALLNEKDTALVEMRKELQERPTAKLVDDLHKKVKILQAVGYNSIEAEDWELATSGEEMSKLESLLLDKNRKMEHELTQLKVKISEKASLLEAAEGKISELTAKVDEQQKLIAKLEDDILKGYNSTERKGSLLNDWDLQEIGSSEVSEGADHRLIASDQDQSSMLKVICNQRDRFRTRLREAEEQVRQLKEKIGMLTVELENTKADNVKLYGKIRYVQDYSLEKLSSRGPKKYAEDVESGFSSDVESKYKKMYEDDINPFAAFSKKERDQRYKELGIRDKITLSSGRFLLGNKYARTFVFFYSIGLHLLVFTCLYRMSALSYQSTTPGHNEAILDAGNLTLSHAI
- the LOC135628164 gene encoding protein CASP-like isoform X1, yielding MESNQSGSERDKGSSLPSSISVVCSFWREFDLEKERSGLDEQGLKIAENQEVSQKNRRKLAESTRDFKKASKDEKLSLFNSLLKNYQEEVDNLTKRAKFGENAFLNIYQKLYEAPDPYPALASFAEQDEKLSELESENRKMKLELEEYRSEATHLRNQQATIRRLEDRNRQLEQQMEEKVREIVEIKQRSLAEENQKTLEVLKERELLLQDQLRQAKESVVNMQKLHEIAQSQLFELRTQSEEERAAKESEVNLLMDEVERAQTRLVSLEREKGLLRSQVQSTDEENGDKKSDLEVSSILESSLNVKEKIISELNMELHNMETTLSNEREQHLNEIKKLNALLNEKDTALVEMRKELQERPTAKLVDDLHKKVKILQAVGYNSIEAEDWELATSGEEMSKLESLLLDKNRKMEHELTQLKVKISEKASLLEAAEGKISELTAKVDEQQKLIAKLEDDILKGYNSTERKGSLLNDWDLQEIGSSEVSEGADHRLIASDQDQSSMLKVICNQRDRFRTRLREAEEVCNFTTDKLKLYTLFFELFLIYSYHIYQQVRQLKEKIGMLTVELENTKADNVKLYGKIRYVQDYSLEKLSSRGPKKYAEDVESGFSSDVESKYKKMYEDDINPFAAFSKKERDQRYKELGIRDKITLSSGRFLLGNKYARTFVFFYSIGLHLLVFTCLYRMSALSYQSTTPGHNEAILDAGNLTLSHAI